In one Lolium rigidum isolate FL_2022 chromosome 3, APGP_CSIRO_Lrig_0.1, whole genome shotgun sequence genomic region, the following are encoded:
- the LOC124703987 gene encoding phosphatidylinositol 4-phosphate 5-kinase 1-like, protein MRRVAPAMIFSASAAGADAAAADAFVEKSLPNGDLYRGGFAGGAPHGKGKYVWADGCMYEGEWRRGKASGKGRFSWPSGATFEGEFRAGRIEGQGAFVGPDGATYRGAWAGDRRHGAGAKSYANGDYYEGHWRRNMQDGHGRYVWAAGNQYVGEWRAGVISGRGVLIWANGSRYDGVWENGVPRGTGVFTWPDGSRYVGSWPRSCVDLPAISGTFFPPVGAGAVRKRSSVEGVGDKVAAVPRICIWESEGEAGDITCDIVDALEASMLYREAAPAGAGPTYARTQRSVRRGPNPAPCWSSSAATTPEGKRPGQTISKGHKNYELMLQLQLGIRHSVGKSAAVPMRELELADFDPREKFWTRFPPEGTKVTPPHSSPDFRWKDYCPMVFRHLRKLFAVDPADYMLAICGNDALRELSSPGKSGSFFYLTQDDRFMIKTVRKSEVKLLIRMLPSYFRHVSLYDHSLITRFYGVHCVKPVNGPKVRFIVMGNLFCSEYQIHRRFDLKGSSYGRTADKFEEEIDETTTLKDLDLNFVFRLRRTWYRELHEQLQRDCEFLESEGIMDYSFLVGVHFCDDVSASKMGFSTFTASPKLSMKTEPFQVGGRGMPELCFSDNDFDRIPNCRKPSIRLGAHMPARAEQASRRSEFDPFLLSGGGFLAANQTGEVSDVILFFGIIDILQDYDFTKRIEHAYKSLQTDPNSISAVDPKLYSRRFQDFIGRIFVEDG, encoded by the exons ATGAGGCGGGTGGCGCCagcgatgatcttctccgcctccgccgccggcgccgacgccgccgccgccgacgcattCGTGGAGAAATCCCTCCCGAACGGGGACCTCTACCGGGGCGGCTTCGCGGGGGGCGCGCCGCACGGCAAGGGCAAGTACGTGTGGGCGGACGGGTGCATGTACGAGGGGGAGTGGCGGCGCGGCAAGGCCTCCGGAAAAGGCCGCTTCTCCTGGCCGTCGGGCGCCACCTTCGAGGGCGAGTTCCGGGCGGGGCGGATCGAGGGGCAGGGCGCCTTCGTGGGGCCCGACGGCGCCACCTACCGCGGCGCCTGGGCCGGGGACCGCCGCCACGGGGCCGGCGCCAAGAGCTACGCCAACGGGGACTACTACGAGGGCCACTGGCGCCGCAACATGCAGGACGGCCACGGCCGCTACGTCTGGGCGGCCGGCAACCAGTACGTCGGCGAGTGGCGCGCCGGGGTCATCTCCGGCCGCGGGGTGCTCATCTGGGCCAACGGGAGCCGCTACGACGGGGTGTGGGAGAACGGGGTGCCGAGGGGCACGGGCGTCTTCACCTGGCCTGACGGTAGCCGCTACGTCGGCTCCTGGCCCCGCAGCTGCGTCGACCTGCCCGCCATCAGCGGCACCTTCTTCCCCCCCGTTGGCGCCGGCGCAGTTCGAAAGCGGTCCTCCGTCGAGGGGGTTGGGGACAAGGTGGCCGCCGTGCCGCGGATCTGCATCTGGGAGTCCGAGGGCGAGGCCGGGGACATCACCTGCGACATCGTCGACGCGCTCGAGGCATCCATGCTCTACCGGGAAGCCGCGCCCGCTGGTGCTGGCCCGACCTACGCCAGGACGCAGCGCAGCGTCCGACGAGGACCCAACCCTGCCCCGTGCTGGTCGTCCTCAGCGGCCACCACTCCCGAGGGGAAGCGGCCTGGACAGACCATCTCCAAGGGCCATAAGAACTACGAGCTCATGCTGCAGCTGCAATTGGGCATCAG GCATTCGGTGGGGAAGTCTGCTGCCGTGCCGATGCGGGAGCTGGAACTGGCAGATTTCGATCCCAGGGAGAAGTTCTGGACAAGGTTCCCGCCGGAGGGCACAAAGGTCACACCACCGCATTCCTCCCCAGATTTCCGGTGGAAGGACTACTGCCCCATGGTGTTCAG ACATTTGAGGAAGTTGTTTGCGGTTGATCCGGCGGATTACATGCTCGCCATCTGTGGAAATGATGCCCTCAGGGAGCTGTCTTCGCCTGGGAAGAGCGGGAGTTTCTTCTATCTCACCCAAGATGATCGGTTCATGATTAAGACAGTGAGGAAATCAGAAGTCAAG TTACTGATCCGGATGTTGCCTAGCTACTTCAGACATGTCAGTCTATATGATCACTCTCTAATCACAAGGTTCTATGGTGTCCACTGTGTAAAACCTGTTAATGGACCCAAG GTCCGTTTCATTGTCATGGGAAATTTGTTCTGCTCGGAGTATCAGATTCATCGCCGTTTTGATCTTAAAGGTTCATCCTATGGCCGAACAGCGGACAAATTTGAAGAAGAGATTGATGAGACAACCACTCTTAAAGACCTGGACCTCAACTTCGTATTTCGGTTGCGGCGAACTTGGTATAGAGAGCTGCATGA GCAACTCCAAAGAGATTGTGAATTTTTGGAGTCTGAAGGTATTATGGATTACAGCTTCTTGGTGGGAGTTCACTTCTGTGATGATGTATCTGCTTCAAAGATGGGCTTCTCTACTTTTACTGCTTCTCCAA AGCTTTCGATGAAGACCGAGCCATTTCAAGTTGGTGGTCGTGGCATGCCAGAGCTGTGCTTCTCAGATAATGATTTTGATAGGATACCTAATTGCCG GAAGCCATCGATTAGACTGGGTGCGCACATGCCAGCGCGGGCAGAGCAGGCATCCAGAAGAAGCGAGTTCGACCCATTTCTCCTCAGTGGTGGGGGGTTCCTGGCCGCAAACCAGACTGGCGAAGTGTCCGACGTGATCCTATTCTTTGGGATAATCGACATTCTCCAGGATTACGACTTCACCAAGAGGATAGAGCATGCTTACAAGTCGTTACAGACAGATCCCAATTCGATATCTGCCGTGGACCCGAAGCTCTACTCGAGGAGGTTTCAAGATTTCATTGGCAGAATTTTTGTAGAAGATGGCTAG